The following coding sequences lie in one Lolium rigidum isolate FL_2022 unplaced genomic scaffold, APGP_CSIRO_Lrig_0.1 contig_14805_1, whole genome shotgun sequence genomic window:
- the LOC124680387 gene encoding uncharacterized protein LOC124680387 has protein sequence MPQHPVAEPTVPKPEIPAGGAAYWQHQQQWEDEDRLSALTDDILLSILGRVSLCMSVRTCVLSTRWRHLPWLLPELSISVKDFLSVPCPEPIEANDMEELAMASLTKVTRSFLADQQRERTISSLHLNLYLINAFLCEVGPLVGDAIGNGLLKDLDLSVLDETDPLERSDEDMLKRAQEIDTFFSAYPSVLHCLTKLSLENADFDNLDMHHVLFDCCKQLKHLRLFYCDTGTYSVFRIDAPNSKLCVLEIDCCRFERIELVCLPKLEKFICTTWMASQHIPVILGFVPSLGELELSYGAPYDPRPFRLSKLLNGTTSIHTLTLDFQGENLWLQPEMEELRTPFNKLKKLYVCGIFVEFDMLWMTAFLVAAQSVEKLHVQVWEHACEVGEFRGGSFRVRRAPPWEMRFDGSENKLLKELQIGGFRALEQQFTFIRSMLERSPNLQKIILRGDGQCDDCDALDASLRPSKFPKKDEEEMVVERIRSGIFSPAIIFDEDWSLSI, from the exons ATGCCGCAGCACCCAGTGGCGGAACCAACCGTCCCTAAGCCTGAGATTCCGGCCGGCGGCGCAGCTTACTGGCAGCACCAGCAG CAATGGGAGGACGAAGATAGGCTCAGCGCGCTGACTGATGATATTTTACTGTCTATCTTGGGGAGAGTCAGTTTATGTATGTCAGTAAGGACATGCGTGCTCTCTACACGGTGGAGGCATCTGCCTTGGTTGCTGCCTGAACTCAGCATCAGTGTCAAGGATTTCCTATCTGTTCCATGCCCTGAACCTATTGAGGCAAATGATATGGAGGAATTAGCTATGGCGTCTTTGACCAAAGTTACCAGGAGTTTCTTGGCTGATCAGCAAAGAGAGCGCACCATCTCAAGTCTGCACCTGAACCTCTACTTGATCAACGCTTTCTTGTGTGAAGTTGGTCCACTGGTAGGTGACGCGATCGGCAACGGTTTGTTGAAAGATCTGGATCTTAGCGTTCTTGATGAGACAGATCCTTTGGAACGTAGTGATGAGGATATGCTGAAGCGAGCTCAAGAAATAGATACTTTCTTCAGTGCCTACCCTAGTGTGCTCCACTGCCTCACAAAGCTCTCTCTGGAAAATGCAGATTTTGACAATTTGGACATGCACCATGTCTTGTTTGACTGCTGCAAGCAACTGAAGCATCTACGCCTTTTTTATTGTGATACTGGCACTTACTCTGTCTTTAGGATTGATGCACCAAACTCAAAACTTTGTGTTCTAGAAATCGATTGTTGTCGCTTTGAGAGAATCGAATTGGTATGCCTTCCGAAATTGGAGAAGTTCATATGCACTACTTGGATGGCATCTCAGCATATCCCAGTAATCTTGGGGTTTGTCCCATCTCTTGGGGAATTAGAACTCTCATATGGTGCACCATATGATCCGCGCCCATTTAGATTAAGTAAGCTTCTAAATGGAACAACAAGCATACACACTCTCACATTGGATTTCCAAGGAGAAAAT CTTTGGTTGCAACCTGAAATGGAAGAACTCCGCACCCCATTCAACAAGCTAAAGAAGCTGTATGTGTGTGGCATCTTTGTTGAATTCGACATGTTATGGATGACTGCCTTTCTCGTAGCAGCACAATCTGTCGAAAAACTACATGTTCAG GTATGGGAACATGCATGCGAGGTGGGCGAGTTCAGAGGTGGTAGCTTCCGTGTTAGAAGGGCTCCTCCGTGGGAAATGCGTTTCGACGGCTCAGAGAACAAGCTGCTGAAAGAGCTACAAATCGGTGGCTTTAGAGCACTAGAACAACAGTTTACATTCATAAGGTCCATGTTGGAGCGATCTCCCAACTTGCAGAAGATAATTCTCAGAGGAGACGGGCAATGCGACGACTGCGACGCCCTTGATGCATCACTCCGTCCTTCGAAATTTCCAAAGAAGGATGAGGAAGAAATGGTGGTTGAGAGGATTAGAAGCGGCATATTCTCGCCAGCGATAATTTTTGATGAAGACTGGTCCCTGAGCATCTGA